Proteins from one Embleya scabrispora genomic window:
- a CDS encoding class I SAM-dependent methyltransferase, translating into MSTSERYMRAWEGFWAENTGEPGEAFWDADAALTAAPHIELFAAHVDPTLPIVDLGCGNGTQTRYLAGRFPRAMGVDLSPSAVAHARRADRDAVAEFEQLDLTEPAGVRGLRDRLGEANVYLRAVLHQSDPADRAAVAAAVALLLGRRGRGFVVEPTAAAKEVLQKVAERPGGAPEKLRRVREHDLRPAEVAPGELPDLLRGAGLEILDRGRTDLVMSERHPDLSPVVLPAEWFVVAVAEGTRSVG; encoded by the coding sequence ATGAGCACGTCGGAGCGCTACATGCGCGCCTGGGAGGGCTTTTGGGCCGAGAACACGGGCGAGCCGGGCGAGGCGTTCTGGGACGCGGACGCGGCGCTGACGGCGGCTCCGCACATCGAGTTGTTCGCGGCCCACGTCGATCCGACCCTGCCGATCGTCGACCTCGGCTGCGGCAACGGCACCCAGACCCGGTACCTGGCCGGGCGGTTTCCCCGCGCGATGGGCGTGGACCTGTCTCCGTCGGCCGTGGCACACGCCCGCCGGGCGGACCGCGACGCGGTGGCCGAGTTCGAACAACTGGATCTCACCGAACCGGCAGGCGTGCGCGGGCTCCGCGACCGGCTCGGCGAGGCGAACGTCTACCTGCGGGCCGTGCTCCACCAGAGCGATCCGGCCGACCGGGCAGCGGTCGCGGCGGCCGTCGCCCTGCTGCTCGGCAGGCGCGGACGGGGCTTCGTGGTCGAGCCGACCGCCGCTGCGAAGGAGGTGCTCCAAAAGGTCGCCGAACGGCCCGGAGGGGCACCGGAGAAGCTTCGCCGGGTTCGCGAACACGACCTGCGCCCGGCCGAGGTCGCCCCGGGGGAACTGCCCGACCTGCTGCGCGGCGCCGGACTGGAGATCCTCGACCGGGGCCGGACCGACCTCGTCATGAGTGAGCGCCATCCGGACCTCAGCCCCGTCGTGCTGCCTGCCGAATGGTTCGTGGTCGCCGTGGCCGAAGGCACCCGGTCGGTCGGCTGA
- a CDS encoding hemerythrin domain-containing protein, translating into MAVKSDVVELILEDHRRMEDLFRRMRSVEADRAAALAEFADLLIAHGLAEEAEVYPALKRYKHIDDEEVEHGEEEHEEGNRALLALLEVDRVGSDEWDEKLEELVEKVTHHADEEERTILNGARENVAMGRREELGTAFVRARGKYLEADCGAIDNVRSIVDGT; encoded by the coding sequence GTGGCCGTCAAGAGCGACGTCGTCGAACTGATTCTCGAAGACCATCGGCGGATGGAAGACCTCTTCCGGCGCATGCGCAGCGTCGAAGCCGACCGGGCCGCCGCCCTGGCCGAGTTCGCCGACCTGCTCATCGCGCACGGTCTCGCGGAGGAAGCCGAGGTCTACCCGGCGCTCAAGCGCTACAAGCACATCGACGACGAAGAAGTCGAACACGGCGAGGAGGAACACGAAGAAGGCAACAGGGCGCTTCTCGCCCTGCTCGAAGTCGACCGGGTCGGCTCGGACGAGTGGGACGAGAAGCTGGAGGAACTGGTCGAAAAGGTCACCCACCATGCCGACGAGGAGGAGCGCACCATCCTCAACGGCGCCCGGGAGAATGTCGCGATGGGCCGCCGCGAGGAACTGGGCACCGCGTTTGTCCGGGCCCGCGGCAAGTACCTCGAGGCCGACTGCGGAGCCATCGACAACGTCCGGTCGATCGTGGACGGCACGTAG